One genomic segment of Micromonospora sp. WMMC415 includes these proteins:
- a CDS encoding YraN family protein: protein MSRRNQAVGAYGERCAVRHLIGAGLRPVARNWRCPRGEIDIIAWDGPVLAFCEVKTRRTDDFGTPAEAVVPAKARRLRGLAARWLAETGTTAQEVRFDVVAVRLSGGPPRVEHVKGAF from the coding sequence ATGAGCAGACGGAACCAGGCGGTCGGCGCGTACGGGGAGCGCTGTGCCGTACGGCATCTGATCGGGGCGGGCCTGCGGCCCGTGGCCCGCAACTGGCGCTGCCCCCGCGGCGAGATCGACATCATCGCCTGGGACGGGCCGGTGCTGGCGTTCTGCGAGGTGAAGACGCGGCGTACCGACGACTTCGGCACGCCGGCCGAAGCCGTCGTCCCGGCCAAGGCACGCCGGCTGCGCGGCCTCGCGGCCCGCTGGCTCGCCGAGACCGGCACGACCGCCCAGGAGGTGCGGTTCGACGTGGTCGCGGTCCGCCTCTCCGGCGGCCCGCCCCGCGTCGAGCACGTGAAGGGGGCGTTCTGA